The genomic segment AGGTAACATCGCTTTGACAGATTCAAAATCCTCTTCCCATGCTTCATTCGTTTCATAGATTGATTCTAAGTTCCACGTTTCTTCTACTGTGACATCTTTTCGTGTCAATAGTTCTGCCATTTCAATCACTCCCTTACTTCATTTATACCTGTTTCTTTTTCGACAAACAACTGAATTGCTCCTGCTAATACGGCGTCTTCTTTAAAACGGTTTACAGTTGTACCAATACTAGATTGCTGACATATGCGTGAGACAGCTAATAAATTCATCCAATCCTCTACCACACGTCGAAGCAGCTTCGGCTCATGAGAAATCCGACATGCGTCTAAACAAGAGACTAACGCATGTTCAAGTCGGATTTCCGAGTAGTTTCCTTGTAAGGATAAATAAAGTGTCATTTGAAGTTCAAAAGGATGAAGTGGAAAGGCGAGAAGTGTTTCGATGGGTAAAAAACAGTGTGCTGGAAGGTGTAAAACATGAAGACCTGCTTGATAGAGCGGATTTTTGAGTAGATGATTTGGCATCGTCGAGAAGAAAGGACGTAGTCGGTATTTCCGCACGAGTTGAATCCATTTTTCTGCAGAAAATTTCCGAGGAAATGCTTGGGGTGTAGGTCTAATAAATTGTGTGAAAGAAGCTTCTAGTCGTTGACAAATTACTAAGTGTTTCGTAAAAGGGACAGCAAAACCATAGCGGTTAATTTTTCCCTGTTCGATTAAATCGAGATAACCATCCGTCAATAATGCTTGTTTCATCCATCCGTCTAACTTAATGATGCATCCGCCTGTTGGATGAAAGCCAACCCAGCGCACAGCATATGCTTTTTGTTGATCAATCGTTCGTCGTCGATTCCACTCCAACGCGGTCATCTTCGATCGTTGGATTTCTACCGCTATCCGGAGTGCAGGGATCCACAAGTCAAATCGACGTTGCCCTTGAACTTGTTCTAAAGCGACGTCATAACCTAGGCTACGGAAGTATTCGGCTAAAGTCGTTTTCCAACCTTGATGTGCACTCGACTCCCCCGTACATGCTGAGACATGAACAAAATGCGTTCGCTTTCGTCCCTGCCTGACCCGTAACCGGTTCAGGCAATAAGGACAATATAACGTCATTTGCTTTAATTGTTCGACTTGTACGAGTTGAATGTTGATTCGGCGACCCGTTCCATCAACGGCTTCAAACATGACAGCACCCCTTTAGAGTAAAGGTGAGAATAGACGTGAAACTGACTCAATCAAACGTCGCGAAAAACTACGCTGACT from the Exiguobacterium oxidotolerans JCM 12280 genome contains:
- a CDS encoding competence protein CoiA family protein, coding for MFEAVDGTGRRINIQLVQVEQLKQMTLYCPYCLNRLRVRQGRKRTHFVHVSACTGESSAHQGWKTTLAEYFRSLGYDVALEQVQGQRRFDLWIPALRIAVEIQRSKMTALEWNRRRTIDQQKAYAVRWVGFHPTGGCIIKLDGWMKQALLTDGYLDLIEQGKINRYGFAVPFTKHLVICQRLEASFTQFIRPTPQAFPRKFSAEKWIQLVRKYRLRPFFSTMPNHLLKNPLYQAGLHVLHLPAHCFLPIETLLAFPLHPFELQMTLYLSLQGNYSEIRLEHALVSCLDACRISHEPKLLRRVVEDWMNLLAVSRICQQSSIGTTVNRFKEDAVLAGAIQLFVEKETGINEVRE